In Glycine max cultivar Williams 82 chromosome 7, Glycine_max_v4.0, whole genome shotgun sequence, a single window of DNA contains:
- the LOC102668926 gene encoding protein MAIN-LIKE 1-like, translating into MVRTRGLGRALGQVTRRGVGRGDHDDSDDAPQRRRPTASTRRQRVAVTADHVDEPVIPDPDVQDDPMEAPAAMEDIPVDIPADAGAEVAEDQPQGFPGGPSDPSVLTAYADHVACSERPELKLSSHGRKVHSLGRPVLAIEGLIASTGLSPLIACSVDTGDRGLLSAFVDRWHRETSSFHLPMGELTITVDDISSLLHLPIIGDFHAFELLHVDDAVQMLVDLLMVSPESARAETIQCRGPYVRLQWVCDVYQCRCQAGHWTAAARAYLLHLLGCTLFANKSATNVHVVYLEALQDLSMTDS; encoded by the exons atggttaggaccAGAGGATTAGGTCGTGCCTTAGGTCAGGTCACTCGCAGAGGTGTGGGCAGAGGAGATCATGATGATtccgatgatgctccacagcgtCGACGACCTACTGCATCCACACGAAGGCAGCGAGTCGCTGTGACTGCGGATCATGTTGATGAGCCAGTCATCCCTGACCCAGACGTTCAGGATGACCCGATGGAGGCACCAGCTGCTATGGAGGACATTCCTGTGGACATTCCTGCGGACGCAGGCGCAGAGGTAGCTGAGGATCAGCCTCAGGGATTTCCGGGTGGTCCGAGCGACCCATCTGTGCTTACAGCGTATGCGGATCACGTTGCTTGCAGC gagcgtcctgaattgaagttatcCTCGCATGGGAGGAAGGTCCATAGTTTAGGCAGGCCTGTCCTTGCCATTGAGGGACTCATCGCTAGTACAGGACTAAGTCCTCTGATCGCGTGTTCGGTAGACACCGGCGATCGGGGACTTTTGTCCGCGTTTGTGGATCGGTGGCACCGGGAGACATCTAGTTTCCATCTCCCAATGGGTGAGCTCACCATCACAGTGGACGACATCTCCTCTCTTCTCCATCTTCCCATTATAGGCGACTTTCACGCATTTGAGCTCTTGCACGTGGATGATGCGGTTCAGATGCTGGTGGACTTGCTGATGGTGTCTCCAGAGTCTGCTAGGGCTGAGACAATCCAGTGTCGTGGACCGTACGTACGCCTGCAATGGGTATGTGATGTATATCAGTGCCGATGCCAGGCAGGTCATTGGACAGCTGCGGCTCGTGCATATCTTCTTCACCTGCTGGGTTGCACtctgtttgctaacaagagtgcaaccaatgTCCATGTTGTCTACTTGGAGGCCCTTCAGGACCTCAGTATGACAGATAG CTAA